The genomic DNA AATAATCTTACGATAAATGCTACGTCTGCGTCTGCTATATTGGTGAATGTTAACAGAGGCGGAACATTTAACCTTGACAATAAAACGCTGATATTAACTAATACCAGTGGCCTGTCAGGGGTTATTGGAGTATTAGCCGAGTTAGGCGGCAACATGAACACCGCTGTTGCAAGCGGAACAATAAGCATCACAGACATGACCAATGCTGCTATTGCAGCAAACGGAACAGGTCGTGTTTATGCCAATACCATTATGGGGAACGGGAACGGAATTGGCATTAGAGCGTGGGGAGGAATTATAACATATGGGACTTTGCAAAGCGGATTTTCAACAACAGAAGTCTCAAAGACACGCGGAGGTCAAGCATATACTGGCTAAAAAAGGGGGATAAAACATGAAAATGACAGCATATGGAGCACAATTTGAGTGTGCCAAAGCCGTTAAGGGAGACAGGGATATATATCTGTTTGACAGTGGCGGCAACTGCATCGCTAGCTTTGAAGGCATATCCGATTTTTCTTGTTATGCCATCAGCGGCGGGGAATGGTCAGAAAGATCATTGAATGAAATCAAATCTTCCAAAATTTCCGCCAGCAAAACACAGCTCGCAGAGTATTTAGAAACCCACCCGCTTACATACACCGACGGCAAGCAATACAGCGTCACCGCCGAGAAGCAAAGCCTACTGACCTCGGCACTGGCACGGCACCAGATTGCCACCGCCGCAGGCGTGACCACCGCGCTAAAGTGGAACGCCACCGGAGAAGAATGCACTGTTTGGGAACATGCCGAACTCGCGGCGCTGGCCTTGGCGATTGCCGCCTACGTCGAGCCGCTTGTTGCTCAGCAGCAAGCCGCAGAGGTTGCAATCAGCGCTTGCACCACCGTTCAGCAGGTCGAGGCGATAACCATCGCCTACGGCTCATGAAGCGCTCAAGCGCCCTTTTTTTAGCAGGCGGGGCGCTGTATTACCTGTTTGAAACGGCTTGGCGCGGGTATAGCCACTGGACAATGTTTGCTCTCGGCGGGCTATGCTTTGTACTGGTGGGCGGGCTGAATAACTATTTGCCGTGGGAAATGTCGCTGCTAAAGCAAATGCTGCTTGGCGGGCTGATTATTACGCTTGGCGAACTGCTAACCGGCATCGTCGTCAACCTCTGGCTGGGCTGGCATGTGTGGGATTATTCCGCGCTGCTGGGCAACCTGTGGGGGCAAATCTGCCCACAGTATAGTTTCCTGTGGGTGGTGCTATCCGGGCCGATAATCATACTGGATGATATACTGCGCTGGAAGTGGTACGGCGACAAAATGCCGTCGTACAGACTAATATAAAAAAGAATCCCCGCTGCTGAAAAGTGGCGGGGATTTGATATGAAAGGAAAGTGTCTATGAAAACAAATGAGGTCAAAGGAATATTTATCGCGATATTTACGGTCATTAACGCATGGTTGGGAACGCTGGCTCCGCTGGTCTATCTGCTGCTGATTTTGCAGATTACCGATTATATTACCGGCGTGACTGCGGCACCCTATCGCGGTGAGACGCGCAACAGCGACAAGGGCTTTCGTGGGATTGCAAAAAAGCTGTGCATGCTGGTGCTGGTCGGCCTTGGTATGGCGCTTGACTGGCTGCTGATTTTCGCCGCTGCAACGCTCGGTATGGTGTCGCCGGTCAAATGCCTGTTTGCTGCGCTGGTAGCAATCTGGTTGGTTGCCAATGAAATTCTTAGTATTCTGGAGAACATCGGCGACATTGGCGTGAAGTCGCCCGCATTCCTGCTGCCTATGGTCAAGTGGGTGCAGCAGCAGGCCGAAGAAAAAGGCAAGTCGGGGGTGTAGTGAATGAAAGGCATAGATGTTTCACATTATCAGGGCGTGATTGACTGGGCAAAGGTCAAAGCTGCAGGTTATGAATTCGCCATGATAAAGGCCACCTATGGTTGGGACAATGA from Oscillospiraceae bacterium MB24-C1 includes the following:
- a CDS encoding phage holin family protein, whose amino-acid sequence is MKTNEVKGIFIAIFTVINAWLGTLAPLVYLLLILQITDYITGVTAAPYRGETRNSDKGFRGIAKKLCMLVLVGLGMALDWLLIFAAATLGMVSPVKCLFAALVAIWLVANEILSILENIGDIGVKSPAFLLPMVKWVQQQAEEKGKSGV